In Nocardioides cavernae, a single genomic region encodes these proteins:
- the pdxS gene encoding pyridoxal 5'-phosphate synthase lyase subunit PdxS: MAEHTPQTSAQTSSETPIEHGTSRVKRGMAEMLKGGVIMDVVTADQAKIAEDAGAVAVMALERVPADIRAQGGVSRMSDPDMIDSIIEAVSIPVMAKARIGHFAEAQVLQSLGVDYIDESEVLTPADYTNHIDKWQYTVPFVCGATNLGEALRRITEGAAMIRSKGEAGTGDVSNAVMHMRTIGGELRRLHSMSEDELYVAAKELQAPYELVKEVAAAGKLPVVLFTAGGIATPADAAMMMQLGAEGVFVGSGIFKSGNPAQRAEAIVKATTFYDDPDVVAKVSRGLGEAMVGINVDEIPQPHRLSERGW; encoded by the coding sequence ATGGCTGAGCACACCCCCCAGACGTCGGCCCAGACGTCTTCCGAGACCCCCATCGAGCACGGCACCAGCCGCGTCAAGCGCGGCATGGCCGAGATGCTCAAGGGCGGCGTGATCATGGACGTCGTCACCGCCGACCAGGCGAAGATCGCCGAGGACGCCGGCGCCGTCGCCGTGATGGCGCTCGAGCGCGTGCCGGCCGACATCCGCGCCCAGGGCGGCGTGTCCCGGATGAGCGACCCCGACATGATCGACTCGATCATCGAGGCCGTCTCGATCCCGGTGATGGCCAAGGCCCGCATCGGCCACTTCGCCGAGGCGCAGGTGCTCCAGTCGCTCGGCGTCGACTACATCGATGAGTCCGAGGTGCTGACCCCGGCCGACTACACCAACCACATCGACAAGTGGCAGTACACCGTGCCGTTCGTCTGCGGTGCGACCAACCTGGGCGAGGCGCTGCGCCGCATCACCGAGGGCGCAGCGATGATCCGCTCCAAGGGCGAGGCCGGCACCGGCGACGTCTCCAACGCGGTGATGCACATGCGCACCATCGGCGGCGAGCTGCGGCGGCTGCACAGCATGTCCGAGGACGAGCTCTACGTCGCGGCCAAGGAGCTGCAGGCTCCCTACGAGCTGGTCAAGGAGGTCGCGGCGGCGGGCAAGCTGCCGGTCGTCCTCTTCACCGCGGGCGGCATCGCCACGCCGGCCGACGCTGCGATGATGATGCAGCTCGGCGCCGAGGGCGTCTTCGTCGGATCGGGCATCTTCAAGTCCGGCAACCCGGCCCAGCGCGCCGAGGCGATCGTCAAGGCCACGACCTTCTACGACGACCCCGACGTGGTCGCCAAGGTCTCGCGCGGCCTCGGTGAGGCCATGGTCGGCATCAACGTCGACGAGATCCCGCAGCCGCACCGCCTGTCCGAGCGCGGCTGGTGA
- the pgsA gene encoding phosphatidylinositol phosphate synthase — protein MLDRFKQFWQGVMLAPFINLFIRLGISPDVVTLVGTFGVSFGALFFFPRGMVWEGVLFITAFVFSDLIDGAMARKVGRKDDFGAFLDSTLDRVADGALFGGLILFFAWQRESHLYLWLCLVILVMGAVTSYARAKADHLGYDAKVGIAERPDRLVGMLVPAFFADLLDLWILLEVALWALAVAASVTVAQRIWVVRRQALARAASQA, from the coding sequence GTGCTCGATCGGTTCAAGCAGTTCTGGCAGGGCGTGATGCTCGCGCCCTTCATCAACCTGTTCATCCGCCTGGGCATCAGCCCCGACGTCGTGACGCTGGTCGGCACCTTCGGGGTCAGCTTCGGCGCGCTGTTCTTCTTCCCCCGCGGCATGGTCTGGGAGGGCGTCCTCTTCATCACCGCCTTCGTCTTCAGTGACCTGATCGACGGCGCGATGGCGCGCAAGGTCGGGCGCAAGGACGACTTCGGCGCCTTCCTCGACTCGACGCTCGACCGGGTCGCCGACGGCGCGCTGTTCGGCGGGCTGATCCTCTTCTTCGCCTGGCAGCGGGAGAGCCACCTCTACCTCTGGCTGTGCCTCGTCATCCTCGTCATGGGCGCGGTGACGTCGTACGCGCGGGCGAAGGCCGACCACCTCGGCTACGACGCCAAGGTCGGCATCGCCGAGCGGCCCGACCGTCTCGTCGGGATGCTCGTGCCGGCCTTCTTCGCCGACCTCCTCGACCTGTGGATCTTGCTCGAGGTCGCCCTCTGGGCGCTCGCGGTCGCAGCCAGCGTGACCGTCGCGCAGCGCATCTGGGTCGTCCGCCGACAGGCGCTCGCTCGCGCGGCCTCGCAGGCCTGA
- a CDS encoding helix-turn-helix domain-containing protein, whose amino-acid sequence MVGAWEHLPAARVPAPLAPHVLAMYGYSAEGLAPGVHRGLPSAGLTLVLSLERPLRTAPTAEAWDAGVRDAQWVSLGGLHTRAAMVEQPGRWAGVQLTLHPVGVRRLLGVPASALPVGSWDARDLVGDEVDRVVEELHAAGDWPGRYAAVNRFLLRLADRTDRAASHPGPSPEVEEAWRLLTGPSPRTVAEAADSVGYSRRRLTQLLTAETGHGPKTVQRLARFDTARREVVAAASVGASLAQVAARTGYYDQSHLVRDFREFAGLGPSAWLAAEFPNVQGAPVGVAAASGP is encoded by the coding sequence ATGGTCGGGGCGTGGGAGCACCTGCCGGCGGCACGGGTCCCGGCGCCGCTCGCCCCGCACGTCCTGGCGATGTACGGCTACTCCGCCGAGGGCCTCGCCCCCGGCGTCCACCGCGGGCTCCCGTCCGCCGGGCTGACCCTTGTGCTGAGCTTGGAACGTCCCCTCCGCACCGCGCCCACCGCCGAGGCGTGGGACGCCGGTGTGCGCGACGCGCAGTGGGTGAGCCTCGGCGGCCTGCACACCCGCGCGGCGATGGTGGAGCAGCCCGGCCGGTGGGCCGGGGTGCAGCTGACCCTCCACCCGGTGGGCGTGCGGCGCCTGCTCGGCGTCCCGGCCTCCGCGCTCCCGGTCGGCAGCTGGGACGCGCGCGACCTGGTCGGCGACGAGGTCGACCGGGTGGTCGAGGAGCTGCACGCGGCTGGTGACTGGCCCGGGAGGTACGCCGCGGTGAACCGCTTCCTGCTGCGCCTGGCCGACCGCACGGACCGCGCCGCCTCCCACCCGGGGCCGTCCCCCGAGGTCGAGGAGGCCTGGCGGCTGCTCACCGGCCCGAGCCCTCGAACGGTCGCCGAGGCCGCCGACTCCGTGGGCTACAGCCGTCGGCGGCTGACCCAGCTGCTCACGGCCGAGACGGGCCACGGACCCAAGACCGTGCAACGGCTGGCCCGGTTCGACACGGCGCGCCGCGAGGTGGTCGCCGCCGCGTCCGTGGGCGCGTCGCTGGCGCAGGTGGCCGCCCGTACGGGCTACTACGACCAGTCGCACCTGGTGCGCGACTTCCGCGAGTTCGCCGGGCTCGGGCCGTCGGCCTGGCTCGCCGCGGAGTTCCCAAATGTCCAAGGCGCGCCGGTGGGCGTCGCGGCAGCATCGGGGCCATGA
- the pdxT gene encoding pyridoxal 5'-phosphate synthase glutaminase subunit PdxT produces the protein MVNPTIGVLALQGDVREHLAVLRSLGADPISVRRPAELAACDGLVLPGGESTTMIKLARIFDLLEPLRDAVRGGLPAFGTCAGMILLADRIEDGAAGQETVGGLHITVRRNAFGRQVDSFEEDLHVDGLADPVRAVFIRAPWVEAIDDDVEVLARVEDGPAAGRIVAVRQGPLMATSFHPEVGSDGRVHGMFVDLVRSA, from the coding sequence ATCGTGAATCCGACCATCGGCGTGCTCGCGCTGCAGGGCGACGTGCGCGAGCACCTCGCCGTCCTGCGGTCGCTGGGCGCGGACCCGATCTCCGTACGCCGTCCCGCCGAGCTCGCCGCCTGCGACGGCCTCGTCCTCCCGGGCGGCGAGTCCACGACGATGATCAAGCTGGCCAGGATCTTCGACCTGCTCGAGCCGCTGCGCGACGCCGTACGCGGTGGGCTGCCCGCCTTCGGGACGTGCGCGGGGATGATCCTGCTCGCCGACCGCATCGAGGACGGCGCGGCGGGGCAGGAGACCGTCGGCGGCCTGCACATCACGGTGCGCCGCAACGCCTTCGGCCGCCAGGTCGACTCCTTCGAGGAGGACCTCCACGTCGACGGGCTGGCCGACCCGGTGCGGGCGGTCTTCATCCGCGCCCCGTGGGTCGAGGCGATCGACGACGACGTCGAGGTGCTGGCCCGGGTGGAGGACGGGCCCGCCGCGGGTAGGATCGTCGCGGTCCGTCAAGGCCCCCTGATGGCGACCTCGTTCCATCCCGAGGTCGGCAGCGACGGCCGGGTGCACGGCATGTTCGTGGACCTGGTGCGCTCGGCGTGA
- a CDS encoding VOC family protein — translation MSDPHRTTVWPALQAHDPDLVIRTLVALGFEETAAYRDEAGVVQHAQLDWPEGGGVMLGCHKPDGPFTQQPGTTAAYVVASDVDAVHRRAVDAGLDPSPVVEQDYGSRELRVTDPEGNQWSFGTYAGEPRRG, via the coding sequence ATGAGCGATCCCCACCGCACCACCGTCTGGCCCGCCCTGCAGGCGCACGACCCCGACCTCGTCATCCGCACGCTCGTCGCGCTCGGCTTCGAGGAGACGGCCGCCTACCGCGACGAGGCGGGCGTCGTCCAGCACGCCCAGCTCGACTGGCCCGAGGGCGGCGGGGTGATGCTCGGCTGCCACAAGCCCGACGGACCGTTCACCCAGCAACCCGGGACCACGGCGGCGTACGTCGTCGCCTCCGACGTCGACGCGGTGCACCGGCGCGCCGTCGACGCGGGCCTCGACCCGTCGCCGGTCGTCGAGCAGGACTACGGCAGCCGGGAGCTCCGCGTCACCGACCCTGAGGGCAACCAGTGGTCCTTCGGGACGTACGCCGGTGAGCCACGGCGGGGCTGA
- a CDS encoding TetR/AcrR family transcriptional regulator yields the protein MLDVPNGNRVAVRRAATRLEILEAAWEVARSKGLVELTLRDVAERIGMRAPSLYGHFASKHAIYDAMFEQAWSDYEATIPDLERALPSHPRSAMRVIGAHFYDFTATDLARHQLMNQRVVAGFSPSAEAYAPSVRVLERAHRTIVALTGATTEDFEVWVALVGGLINQHHANDAGGSRHRVLLDRGVDMWADAVGLPPDDHQ from the coding sequence GTGTTAGACGTTCCTAACGGCAATCGGGTCGCCGTCCGCCGAGCCGCGACCCGGCTCGAGATCCTCGAGGCGGCGTGGGAGGTGGCGCGCTCCAAGGGCCTCGTCGAGCTCACGCTCCGGGACGTGGCGGAGCGCATCGGGATGAGGGCCCCGTCGCTCTACGGCCACTTCGCCTCCAAGCACGCCATCTACGACGCCATGTTCGAGCAGGCCTGGAGCGACTACGAGGCCACGATCCCCGACCTGGAGCGCGCCCTCCCGTCACACCCCCGGTCGGCGATGCGGGTGATCGGCGCGCACTTCTACGACTTCACCGCGACCGACCTCGCGCGGCACCAGCTGATGAACCAGCGCGTCGTCGCCGGCTTCTCCCCCTCCGCCGAGGCGTACGCACCCTCCGTGCGGGTCCTCGAACGCGCCCACCGCACGATCGTCGCCCTCACCGGCGCCACGACCGAGGACTTCGAGGTCTGGGTGGCTCTCGTCGGCGGCCTCATCAACCAGCACCACGCCAACGACGCAGGGGGCAGCCGGCACCGCGTGCTGCTCGACCGGGGCGTCGACATGTGGGCCGACGCCGTCGGCCTTCCTCCGGACGACCACCAGTAG
- a CDS encoding N(5)-(carboxyethyl)ornithine synthase produces MTALRLGVIGTSAKENEHRLPLHPDHLSRLAPDVASRTTLEHGYAHRFGIDDDDLAPLVAGFASRDEILHDADVVVLPKPQHEDVAAMRPGQVLWGWPHCVQDPAITQLAIDRELTLIAFEAMNHWTADGHVGLHVFHKNNELAGYCSVLQAMELVGITGDYGRRLSAVVIGFGATARGAVTALKAHGVGDVAVLTTRGVAAVGSPIHSVLIRQFDHDPDDPGASQVITDRGRVPLAPYLAENDIVVNCTFQNTAAPLTYLQTEDLAEFRRGSLIVDVSCDEGMGFSWAVPTTFDDPMFTVGDRVHYYAVDHSPSYLWNSATWENSEALLPFVDTVLAGPQAWDADETISRAIEIRDGRICNPAILAFQGRAAEHPYRVL; encoded by the coding sequence GTGACCGCGCTCCGTCTCGGAGTCATCGGGACGTCCGCCAAGGAGAACGAGCACCGGCTCCCGCTGCACCCGGACCACCTGTCGCGGCTGGCTCCCGACGTCGCGTCCCGGACCACCCTGGAGCACGGGTACGCCCACCGGTTCGGCATCGACGACGACGACCTGGCCCCGCTCGTGGCCGGCTTCGCGTCGCGCGACGAGATCCTGCACGACGCCGACGTCGTCGTGCTGCCCAAGCCGCAGCACGAGGACGTCGCTGCGATGCGCCCCGGACAGGTCCTGTGGGGGTGGCCGCACTGCGTCCAGGACCCGGCGATCACCCAGCTGGCGATCGACCGCGAGCTGACCCTGATCGCGTTCGAGGCGATGAACCACTGGACCGCGGACGGGCATGTCGGCCTCCACGTCTTCCACAAGAACAACGAGCTCGCCGGATACTGCTCGGTGCTCCAGGCGATGGAGCTCGTCGGGATCACCGGTGACTACGGTCGACGACTCAGTGCCGTCGTCATCGGTTTCGGCGCGACCGCGCGCGGTGCGGTGACGGCCCTCAAGGCGCACGGCGTCGGCGACGTCGCGGTGCTGACGACGCGCGGCGTAGCAGCGGTGGGGTCGCCGATCCACTCAGTCCTGATCCGGCAGTTCGACCACGACCCGGACGACCCCGGCGCCAGCCAGGTGATCACCGACCGCGGCCGCGTGCCGCTGGCGCCGTACCTCGCGGAGAACGACATCGTCGTCAACTGCACGTTCCAGAACACGGCCGCGCCGCTGACCTACCTGCAGACCGAGGACCTGGCCGAGTTCCGCCGCGGGAGTCTCATCGTGGACGTGTCGTGCGACGAGGGGATGGGATTCTCGTGGGCCGTGCCGACGACCTTCGACGACCCGATGTTCACGGTCGGGGACCGTGTGCACTACTACGCCGTGGACCACAGCCCCTCCTACCTCTGGAACTCGGCCACCTGGGAGAACAGCGAGGCCCTGCTCCCCTTCGTGGACACCGTCCTCGCCGGTCCCCAGGCGTGGGACGCCGACGAGACCATCAGCCGGGCCATCGAGATCCGGGACGGACGGATCTGCAAC
- a CDS encoding YebC/PmpR family DNA-binding transcriptional regulator: MSGHSKWATTKHKKAAIDAKRGKLFAKLIKNIEVAAKQGGGDPAGNPTLYDAIQKAKKSSVPNKNIDSALKRGSGAESGGVDYKAISYEVYGPQGVAILVECLTDNTNRAAMEVRTAVTRNGGTMADPGSVSRLFTRKGIVVVPKSQDHDGTVREVTEDDVLEATLDAGAEDVNDLDEAFQVQSEATDVVAVRTALQDAGIDYDSADVEFVPSLEIPVDADGAGKVLHLVDALEDLDDVQDVFTNVDIPADVMAELETADA; encoded by the coding sequence ATGTCAGGCCACTCCAAGTGGGCAACGACCAAGCACAAGAAGGCCGCGATCGACGCCAAGCGCGGCAAGCTCTTCGCGAAGCTGATCAAGAACATCGAGGTCGCGGCGAAGCAGGGCGGCGGCGACCCGGCCGGCAACCCGACGCTCTACGACGCCATCCAGAAGGCGAAGAAGAGCTCGGTCCCGAACAAGAACATCGACTCCGCGCTCAAGCGGGGCTCGGGTGCGGAGTCGGGCGGCGTCGACTACAAGGCGATCTCCTACGAGGTCTACGGCCCGCAGGGCGTCGCGATCCTCGTCGAGTGCCTCACCGACAACACCAACCGCGCCGCGATGGAGGTCCGCACTGCGGTCACCCGCAACGGCGGCACCATGGCCGACCCCGGCTCGGTCTCGCGCCTGTTCACCCGCAAGGGGATCGTGGTCGTGCCCAAGTCGCAGGACCACGACGGCACCGTCCGTGAGGTCACCGAGGACGACGTCCTCGAGGCAACCCTCGACGCCGGCGCCGAGGACGTCAACGACCTCGACGAGGCGTTCCAGGTGCAGAGCGAGGCCACCGACGTCGTCGCGGTCCGCACGGCCCTGCAGGACGCCGGCATCGACTACGACTCCGCCGACGTGGAGTTCGTCCCGAGCCTCGAGATCCCGGTCGACGCCGACGGCGCCGGCAAGGTTCTCCACCTCGTCGACGCGCTCGAGGACCTCGACGACGTCCAGGACGTCTTCACCAACGTCGACATCCCCGCCGACGTGATGGCCGAGCTCGAGACCGCCGACGCCTGA
- a CDS encoding inositol monophosphatase family protein: MDDSHLGADAALAADLVREAALLAARIRQEGLDVERKTSGSDIVTQADTAAERLIVQQLIAERPDDAIVGEEGASKPGTSGRTWVIDPVDGTYNFARGSDWWCTAIALHDEDDVLLGAVHHAASLRTWVGGPDLPSTCDGTPLAPLPDTPREARCAATYLHPPFYGSEVGEAFARALGQVGTLRMFGSGTMDTMAIAWGQWDVLFQHSVADWDRLPGAAIIRGVGGESVVVPAAGVHWTVSGAPAAVADVRAALLG, translated from the coding sequence GTGGACGACTCGCACCTCGGCGCCGACGCCGCACTCGCCGCCGACCTGGTCCGGGAGGCGGCGCTGCTGGCCGCCCGCATCCGTCAGGAGGGCCTGGACGTCGAGCGCAAGACCAGCGGCTCCGACATCGTCACGCAGGCCGACACGGCTGCCGAGCGGCTCATCGTGCAGCAGCTCATCGCCGAGCGGCCGGACGACGCGATCGTGGGGGAGGAGGGTGCGTCGAAGCCCGGCACCTCGGGCCGGACGTGGGTGATCGACCCGGTGGACGGCACCTACAACTTCGCCCGCGGCAGCGACTGGTGGTGCACCGCGATCGCCCTCCACGACGAGGACGACGTGCTGCTCGGCGCGGTCCACCACGCCGCCAGCCTGCGCACGTGGGTGGGCGGGCCCGACCTGCCGAGCACCTGTGACGGCACGCCGCTCGCACCGCTCCCCGACACCCCGCGCGAGGCCCGCTGCGCCGCGACCTACCTGCACCCGCCGTTCTACGGCAGCGAGGTCGGTGAGGCCTTCGCCCGCGCACTGGGCCAGGTCGGCACACTGCGGATGTTCGGATCGGGGACGATGGACACGATGGCGATCGCGTGGGGTCAGTGGGACGTGCTCTTCCAGCACTCCGTCGCCGACTGGGACCGGCTCCCGGGAGCCGCGATCATCCGCGGCGTGGGCGGCGAGTCGGTCGTCGTGCCCGCCGCGGGCGTGCACTGGACGGTGTCCGGGGCGCCCGCCGCGGTGGCGGACGTCCGGGCGGCACTGCTCGGCTGA
- a CDS encoding serine hydrolase domain-containing protein, whose protein sequence is MSLRRPGLLGAALLALSLAAGSTSTSTAGAVAGAVDVSSGRPAPGARAVEGWPVATPSRLGLRTKAVQRGAAEARRLDSTCFAVLRKGKLVGEWNWQLPREEPREVFSITKSVTSTLVGIAVRDGDLRLDDPVSTYVPQWRGTASESVTVRNLLSNDSGRFWSFKTDYSELLSARSRTKYAVSLPQQYAPGSAWAYNNAAIQVLEPVLEKATGMPVARFARERLFEPLGMTRTSFITDRADDAAVFYGLRTTCLDIARLGRLYLDSGKVGGKRILDAAYLRRAVGRSSSVHNAAYGYLWWLNRPGLLRGATDPVDAQGQPLHPVTGQLAPSAPVDVFAALGFGGQVLLVDPATRTMVVRLGLPAQPGDEAYGFTNAARVLTRALR, encoded by the coding sequence ATGAGTCTCCGCCGTCCGGGCCTGCTGGGCGCCGCCCTGCTCGCCCTGTCGCTCGCCGCCGGCAGCACCTCCACGAGCACCGCCGGTGCCGTCGCCGGGGCCGTCGACGTGTCCTCTGGTCGACCCGCGCCCGGCGCCCGTGCGGTCGAGGGCTGGCCCGTCGCGACACCCTCCCGACTCGGCCTGCGCACGAAGGCCGTCCAGCGTGGCGCGGCCGAGGCCCGGCGACTCGACTCCACCTGCTTCGCGGTCCTGCGCAAGGGCAAGCTCGTCGGCGAGTGGAACTGGCAGCTGCCCCGCGAGGAACCCCGTGAGGTCTTCTCGATCACGAAGTCGGTCACGAGCACCTTGGTCGGCATCGCGGTCCGCGACGGCGACCTGCGTCTCGACGACCCGGTCTCGACCTACGTGCCGCAGTGGCGCGGCACCGCGTCGGAGTCGGTGACGGTGCGCAACCTGCTCTCCAACGACAGCGGCCGCTTCTGGTCGTTCAAGACGGACTACTCCGAGCTGCTCTCGGCCCGGAGCCGCACGAAGTACGCCGTCTCGCTCCCGCAGCAGTACGCCCCCGGCAGCGCGTGGGCCTACAACAACGCCGCGATCCAGGTGCTCGAGCCGGTGCTGGAGAAGGCGACCGGGATGCCCGTGGCGAGGTTCGCCCGCGAACGCCTCTTCGAGCCGCTCGGCATGACCAGGACGTCGTTCATCACCGACCGCGCGGACGACGCCGCCGTCTTCTACGGCCTCCGCACCACGTGCCTCGACATCGCCCGCCTCGGCCGGCTCTACCTCGACAGCGGGAAGGTCGGCGGCAAGCGCATCCTCGACGCCGCCTACCTCAGGCGCGCGGTCGGGCGGTCCTCGTCGGTCCACAACGCGGCCTACGGCTACCTGTGGTGGCTCAACCGACCCGGCCTCCTTCGCGGCGCGACCGACCCGGTCGACGCCCAGGGGCAGCCGCTGCACCCGGTGACCGGACAGCTCGCCCCGTCGGCGCCCGTCGACGTCTTCGCCGCGCTCGGCTTCGGCGGGCAGGTGCTGCTCGTCGATCCCGCGACGCGCACGATGGTGGTCCGCCTCGGGCTGCCCGCCCAGCCGGGCGACGAGGCGTACGGCTTCACCAACGCCGCCCGCGTGCTGACCCGCGCCCTTCGCTGA
- a CDS encoding maleylpyruvate isomerase family mycothiol-dependent enzyme gives MTTTDTPQRRRHSHLDPRTSMTLARTEHARTVDALRALGPDDWARPTSCPEWDVRQLACHMVGMAEFPSSPIEIARQQRKASAVHARRGGPAVDGLTQVQVDERADWAPDQVVLGAVRAAPRSVRGRRWISACAGRAPLPGTQPVNGREESWSVGYLLRTILTRDPWMHRTDLSAATGRPMTLTPDHDGVIVDDVVAEWAERHGRPYQLELTGPAGGSWRRGDAELMTLDAVEFCRIISGRGIGVGLLETQVPF, from the coding sequence ATGACCACGACAGACACCCCGCAGCGACGACGTCACTCGCACCTCGACCCCCGGACGTCCATGACCCTGGCCCGGACCGAGCACGCGCGCACGGTCGACGCGCTGCGCGCCCTCGGGCCCGACGACTGGGCGCGCCCGACGTCCTGCCCCGAGTGGGACGTCCGGCAGCTCGCGTGCCACATGGTCGGCATGGCCGAGTTCCCCTCCTCCCCGATCGAGATCGCCCGGCAGCAGCGCAAGGCCTCCGCCGTCCACGCCCGCCGCGGTGGGCCGGCGGTCGACGGGCTCACCCAGGTGCAGGTCGACGAGCGCGCCGACTGGGCGCCCGATCAGGTGGTGCTGGGTGCCGTCAGGGCTGCCCCACGCAGCGTTCGTGGGCGGCGGTGGATCTCCGCATGTGCCGGCCGCGCGCCGCTGCCGGGGACGCAGCCCGTGAACGGCCGGGAGGAGTCCTGGAGCGTGGGCTACCTGCTCCGGACCATCCTCACGCGGGACCCCTGGATGCACCGGACCGACCTCTCGGCCGCGACCGGCCGGCCGATGACCCTGACCCCGGACCACGACGGCGTGATCGTGGACGACGTGGTCGCGGAGTGGGCCGAGCGGCACGGACGGCCGTACCAGCTGGAGCTGACCGGACCCGCGGGCGGCTCCTGGCGGCGAGGCGACGCCGAGCTCATGACCCTGGACGCGGTCGAGTTCTGCCGGATCATCTCCGGCAGGGGCATCGGCGTGGGGCTCCTGGAGACCCAGGTGCCCTTCTGA